The segment TAACTTCGAGGATGTTGCCACTCGCGTTTCCGACTGTAGCTCCGCCAAACGCGGCGGCGATCTAGGTCTGtctttctcttctctcaaaTCTCATAAGCTTACTAACAGTCGGATCTATTATTGGCACTTATGAGTAGTGTTTAGAGTATTGAAGTTCTGTTTCTTGATCAATCTAGAATTGTTAGCTCACTGATGAATTATGATTGGCTACTTAGATCATTTGATTCGTCTGCTCATAAACTGATGTTATATCTTAGATCATGAGTTCACTGCCAAATTAGAAATCTTGAATTGGTGCGTACAAATGTCTCTAAAGTTGAATTCCTTGTATATAGAGATGTTATGGTGAGAGTGTTGGGATGTTGATTGATTGTGTGGTCAGGTCCGTTTGGGAGAGGTCAAATGCAGAAACCGTTTGAGGAGGCAACATACGCACTCAAGGTTGGTGATATAAGCGAGATTGTGGATACAGACAGTGGAGTCCATATCATTAAGAGAACTGCTTGATCTCCTCCAATGTATCAAAAGTtgcctgttttttttttccattgtCTTCTTGACCAAAGATGAAGATAGAAGAATAATAAGAAAAAGCTTTTGCTATTGTGGTTTTAATTCTGCATGATTTTTGATACAagcaaaaacatataataaaacaagATATTGTATCTCTCAATTTCTTCTTTATAGCTTCAGAATAACACATCCCTGTTGCTGACTCTGACTTGTGTTATCATTCTGTGTGAAAATTTCTCAAGCCTGCTTTCTTGTAAACTGTTAGAAATTATACATTAATCCCAACACCTCGCTGATTCACGCCTAAAGTCTAAGCAATAGAAACAAGTCACtgctatgttttgttttgttgaatGAATCCCTTGTATGGACCTCTTTGAACATTGAAGTTTAAGTATGAATGAAaaatttgtgttacaaaaataaaaagaaacaagtcactgtatgttttgtttttgtttttatttttccgAGAAATGTGGACAATGAGTTTTAGCTGCGGAAGAATTCTGCTTCCTAAATACGTACGTAACTGCTGGAGCTGCTTGGTGACTCCAAAACCAAAGAGAAGTTCAGTATAGTCGTCTCTAATATATAGCTTTCAAGGTGAGTCTTCAAACACAATTCACATTTCATGGTAAATCTGAGTTAACACACATTAATACACTAGTCAAATCTGAACAAAAGAAGCAAAACTGGTGCTTAGTTCTAGAACTAGCTGTAGTTTTGAATTTATACAGAATGTGAAGGATAACCTGAATACTTGATGCAGTATTTTGAGACTTTATTTAGTGACATTCTAGTGAGGTAGCCTTTCACTTGATGTAAGCAAAGGTGACTCTATGAGCTCCACAAATGCTTTCAAGAACTAACAATTAGCTGTGGGCACGGTTCAACCGGAGAGAATCATAACCAGGGCGGGCACACATTATACCATACATCATCCAGTGTCAGAGATTGTCTGATCATCATCAGAAAGAAAAGAGCGGTgcataagaagaagatatgtCAAATGTTTCTTCgtgataatttttttggatGCACGCAACATTGTTTGGGTTTTGTACGTTGGTCTTCCTGTACAACATTTATTTACATATACATTTTGAGGAAGAAAAGTCCCTTGGGAACAGAAAAAcgaagtgaaaaagaaaaacacaatttaaatttttaaaaagaagacGAAAGCTTTTGCACCATTAATCCTGAACAGAACAACAAGCCTCTCTCCATGGTCAGGGTCAAACAGAGCATATGAGGCGCGTGTCAGGCACTGCGATCAAGCGCGTTGCTCTCGGAGCGGTAAGACCCATGACGTCGCTCATATCGAGCTCACTAGGTTTCATCCCGTCAGGCAACTTCCACGTGAAGCAGTGAATGATGTTAGCCACAGCCACCTCCATCGCATAAAGCCCAAGCTGCATTCCCGGACACGATCTCCGACCCGCCCCGAACGGTATAAACTCGAAGTTAGTCCCCATGAAATCAGGCATACCCGGTTCCATAAACCTACAAGGCCGAAACGCTTCCGGGTCAGCCCACAACTTCGGGTCACGCGCGATGGCGAAGGCGTTTATCATCAGACGTGAGCCTTTGGGAACAGAGAAGCCTTGGAGCTTTGTGTCCTCGATAGCCTCGTGGAGGATGAGCGGGATCGGTGGGTGGAGTCTCATGGTTTCTTTGAGTGTGCATTTTAGGAACGTTAGTTTCTCCAGGTGAGTATCATCCACGCGCTGGTCAAGACCCACGACCTCGGTCAGTTCTTGTTGGAGCCGTTTGAGTTCAGCTGGGTTACGTAGTAGCTCTGTCAAAGCCCATTCGATACCTGACGCCATCGTCTCCGTTCCTCCAAACATAACATCCTTCCAGTAataatcaagtaaaataataaagttaaaaaaaagtaaattaatatatCGAGCTaccatttattttagttatcaaaaccgttaaaaaaattatgaattttaacTGCTCCTAGTTAATATTACTCGAAACTATCATTCATCCCAATATATAAACCATCAACTTCAAAAATTCTTCTAGTAAATTGGTCGAAATTGgttttcacatttaaaatttggCTAAAATATATCGTTACAACTAAATTATCTAGTTGTTTATTTATAGAAATGTTAAATGGAATAAATGATTACTATGAAGAAAATCACATAGATAAAAAAGGTTAACGTTTTGGCTTACCATGACGAGGGCTTTGATATTCTCACGTGTGAGTTTTACGGCGTTCTTGCTACGATTAGTTGATGAATCCTCGCTATAAAAGGCAAGTAGATCATCCACCATATCAGTATCTTCATCACCGTTTACAGTCTCCCTCTTCTTCATATGCTCATCGATAACTTCATCGATGAACCCGTCAAGATCGTTACGTGCCTTAACAAGCCTCTTGTTTATCCCTTGAAGATCCAACCAGCCTAGGAACGGTATGAAATCCGCGATGTTAAATGCTCCAAATAGCTTAGAGAACTCTTGCAAGATCCTTATGAACTCGTCTTGTTCTGTCTCACAGGCCGCACCAAACGCCGCTCGGTACGTTATGTTCCGTGTCAATGTGAAAATGAGCTCTCCAACGTTTACGGGCTTACCGACGTTGCTAGACAATGACCGGACCATATTGTTTACTTCTTTACGGACCGATGCCCATGACTCGGCCCGTTTCCGGCTAAACACCTTCATGACGCACACTTTCCTCATCTGTCTCCAAAAGGGTCCGTAGGGAGCGAAGGCCATGTCGGCTAGATCGTAGGTTAAGTAGTTAATGGCTACAGTCACGGGCCGGTTCGAGAAGCTGATGTCTTGTACTTGGAGGACTTGTCGGGCCACGTCGGGTGATGTGATGGCAAACACGTGACGAAATCCCATTCGTAAATGGAACAAGCCGCCGTATCGATTGGCTAGCTTGGCTAGACCATGGTGTGTGAGTTGGTTCATCATTAGCATATTTCCAATTACCGGTAAGCCTTTGGGACCGGGAGGGTAGAGCGGTTTAAGCCATTGTGAGATGAGGTAGACTACAACTAGAAGAGAGATGGTCATGAGAAGAGCTGACGGTATGGGATCTATTACATGGTTTAGATTTTGTGATAATAGAGACTCCATTATTAGTCTGTCAAGTGTCAACTAATTTGAGATGATGTGATTATTAAGGCCAACGCTAGATTTTATAACCATAACTTGGCCCCATTTATGAGTATACTTTTATCatcttaacaaaataaaaactttcAAAGAGTGGACTTTTATGTAAAACAATGAGTTGACTTTTGCAAAATGAATAACTTTTTGTGGTAGAtcatttattatacaaaaatagtACTGCACTAGTATATGTATGGACATATTGTTTTGTGGCCATATCATGTGAACATTTTGTGATTATTCGGCATATCCCGTATACATTTTTTGTAAAGTGATTTCACACAAGTGttcttttcaattattttcgctaaaaaatactacatgatataatagaaataatgatactccctctgtttcaatttacatgatgttttaggtgtagtttgttgtttcacaatagatgatgttttcatATATCTAGGCAACTTTATCTTTATCAAAAATAGTGTAgccaattatatttttaatatttacttttataattaaataaacttatattttaatgttattttaaggaaacaaatagatttcttaatatgtgtgcatTGATGTAAAACATCAtctaatatgaaacagagggagtataatttaTGGTTAAATGTGGTATAAAAAActacatttaatgttaatttctatttttggtaaatttttagaatatgataataaataaaaaattatgcaAGTTGATTGAATATATCTTAactaaaagaaataattttttttatctaagattatagtttaaaatatataaatatattcttaaatataattaaaaatcaaattgtttattttttttatttctaaataaatcaaattttatattaaaatattgatataaaatttttgaatattaagaaacactattttaaaatataacttaaacttGCTGCAGATGTTCGGAAAACACCTAATTACTATTATGTTTTAGCGTTTACGTTATTTTAACTAtgatatattgttattttttattcatgtGACATGCCATTATCGTTAATAACTATTTCCATTTCCCATATCTAAGGTGATCTTACAAGTGAAAACGTTGTCTACGTGTGCATTTACGTACTTAGTAACGTGTTGAAGGAATGCACCAAACTGAAAATAAATGTCACTTAAGAAAGTACAGCCCAATCTCATCATATTTTGCTATAATCCAATTCATTCAAAAATTGATGGCATAACTAAGCAAAACTAAACAGAGAAGGCTAGTCACGAAGTGTCAGAGATCAACCATCTTTTATCGTCTATCTGGATGCAGAGCTATCTATGTGTTTCATAGAGCCATTCTGAATCTGTTTTTTATAgtcaatgacaaaaaaaataaaaaacagagagaagacTAGTGCAAGGAGCGTGCGTACATATGGATGCCACGAGgtctattaataaaattattaattgttactagagtatttatatattatatcatgGCATTTCTAGAGTGACCAACTTCCTTGGCATGATTTGGGCCCCTTTCATCTATGTAATCACCTTTGTATAATATTCGATTAACTACATTCTCTTATATGTTGTAAAAGAACCAGTTGGTACGATATCACATTAAACAAACATAGGATTTAAGCCTTTGAATTTGCTCCAAAATTAATAGACAGTAATCTTtagatttttctttatataaatctagggctgggcaaaataATCGAacccgaagaaccgaaccgaatccgatcctaAAAAATAGTACCATatccgaaccaaaattaattaaatatttgaatgggttcaaatttttggtatttaaaaaaccgaaatcgaacccgatccgaaccgaaatatttcggatatccgaaTATATCCAAACTAGATTAATATacctatatattttaactattttagatttaacttatattaaaagcatctaaaatatatataatacttttaagttgtctaaaatacttgaaaatatatataaatagtcaaaagtacatgtctaaatatttaaagtatacccaaaacaacaaaaatacataaaatatttattgattctctatccaaatattcaaattaaactaatttatatgttaagttttggtattttgatacatgttattcaaatttatatgtaatgtattattttgtttatagattttgtgaagtttaaagtatataatgaattttaaaattttaaaaataatttaaatgggttatccgaacccgaaccgaatccgCAAGGATCCGAATCGAACTCAAACCGAAgtataaaaatatccaaatatggCAGAATTCTTTGATCCCAAAAACCCGAAATCCAAATAGacctgaaccgaaacccgaatgggtacccgaacgtccacaCCTAGAAGAAAGGCACACAAAATATCGGGGAAATAACTGCTAATCTTGAAATATAGTGAGAAAGAGTCAACTTGAATTTAATAGTTAAACTGACCTCGCCACTGATTGTTAGAATCTATACCACCGAGGTAGGGAACGTTCTCTACACTACTCTGCACATGAACCTTGCAGCAAGTGCTCCCACCACTCTGGATGCCAAACTCAGGGGAATCTTACATGTCTGTGCTCACTCAGGTGAACCTATAGGCTCAGCAAAATGCATCTCACTTCGTGACACTCAGTTCACACCATGTTGCTAAACGATCGCCGGATGGAACCATACACCAACTTCAGCCCAACATGCGCCGCAAAACGCCTTCTTGTTAGGCCGCTGCCCAAGGCCCAGCTAAGTACGACAATCAGAACCTCCCCACGCCCAAGGAAACCAAGTCTGCATAGATCTAAGCCCGTCCGTGTATAGCTGGCAAGCATCCACAACCTATTATAAAcgatatattttttctattataaacgATAAAACAgattacatatattaaaaagaaataataattaatgtaattatttatgTGAGGCGTAAGGTTATTGCGACACATCAGTTTTTCACTTTTCTATAATGATTTGTGAagatgaatatttaaaaaagaaaacaacaacaactttATTTCACGAATAGGGGATAGAGGTACATCAACCAATCTTTTCGGATGGTTAacgttacaaaataaaataaaaagtacaaTGGGCTATAAACCCAAATTATTGAAAACCAAAGATTAAAACATATAACATAGCGTGGGTGTCTTGATTCTTGAACAATAAACATCAATAAAGCATATTGATAGTTTACCACTAATCTTGGATCTTTTCCATAACCTTAATTCTCGACTCAACGACCAATTTGCTAAGCTTAGCGACAGTTTCGTCAACCGCGTTGATTGAGTCAGTAAAACCTCCCAATTTCTTCTTGATTAGTTTCAGTTCATTTTTCGTGTCTCTCTCGCTAGCCTCGTCAGGAGTATCCGCGATCTCCAACATCGACTCTATCTTATCTAAAAGTTTCTTGACTAAGTTCATTATGGTCGCCATCGCATCTTTGTTGACTTCCAAACCTTTCCCAATCTGTTCTGCTATATCTTTCTGTTTCTTCACAGTGTCCTCCAGTTTCTGCATTGCAACCTCGGTCCCTGCCCATCCCACGGCAACGACTGGTAACGCTAAACCCGCAGCTATTGCACCTGTCACCAGAACTTCGCCCCCGAATGCAAATGTAGCCACCCCTATGAGAGCAACAACACCAAACAACACGCCGAAAAGTATATTCGTAAGTTTGCTATGTGCTTGTGCCGCCGCATATGCCGCATCAATCTTCTTTTTCAGATCACTCACTTGCTCCAGAAGGTTTTCCTGCTCCTTTTTGACCGATTCAAACTTAGCTATTAACTTGTCGCCATCAAAATCATGTTTCATGTTTTCAAACTTCTTCAGGTCCTCCAATGCTTTTTCATACTTGTTCTTAGTATTCCCACCATTTTCCGCCGACTCTTTGTCAAAGAGATCCACCGCGCGTTGAAGGTAAAGGTCGCCAATTGATGCGTTGTCGGCCAGTTTATCAACACTGTTGAAAAACTCTAAAGTCTTGATGGTATCCTCAAAATAGGCCTCCACTATCTTCTTTAGATCTTCGTTGTCCCACACGTCGCCTTCGATAGCAGTAATGAACTTTGCCACAGCTTGGCATGCATCAAGCAGATACTTGTAGAGCTCCGCGTATGATGTGTGTACGGAATAAGAATCAGTCTCGGCTTGAGCGTTGACCGAGTTCAACACTTTGTTAGCCCCCTCTTGAAGCGAAGCATCAAAGGATTTGAGCTCTGGGTGTTGTTCACAAGCAGCTTTGTAGGAACTAATGTTTGCTGAGTGAACTTCGTGTAGTGCCATTGACATTACTGAAAGAGAAAGAAATCATGAATAGGCAGAGATCTTAGAGCAGGTCCATTGGTAACggtaaaaaaaatacaattaccGATGTACATTTTATAGGTATCTATATGGATCCAAAACTTTCCTACCTAAAAAACCAAAACTCGAAAGAATCTGACCCAAACCCGATCCGAATACCCAAATGTCCAAGTCTACGACAGAGTTGTTCATACAAACCGAGCTTCCCAAATTAGAGAAGTTAACATCTACTCCCTAAAACATCTCTAAATTAGAGAAtttgaagaaaaacaaaaagaattacCATAATATACGAACTTCATAAAagataataatgaaaaatatttatactcctttcatgtattaaaaaaatttgacttTGTTATCAGAAATATGAaactagaaaaagaaa is part of the Raphanus sativus cultivar WK10039 chromosome 5, ASM80110v3, whole genome shotgun sequence genome and harbors:
- the LOC108860066 gene encoding cytochrome P450 84A1, with product MESLLSQNLNHVIDPIPSALLMTISLLVVVYLISQWLKPLYPPGPKGLPVIGNMLMMNQLTHHGLAKLANRYGGLFHLRMGFRHVFAITSPDVARQVLQVQDISFSNRPVTVAINYLTYDLADMAFAPYGPFWRQMRKVCVMKVFSRKRAESWASVRKEVNNMVRSLSSNVGKPVNVGELIFTLTRNITYRAAFGAACETEQDEFIRILQEFSKLFGAFNIADFIPFLGWLDLQGINKRLVKARNDLDGFIDEVIDEHMKKRETVNGDEDTDMVDDLLAFYSEDSSTNRSKNAVKLTRENIKALVMDVMFGGTETMASGIEWALTELLRNPAELKRLQQELTEVVGLDQRVDDTHLEKLTFLKCTLKETMRLHPPIPLILHEAIEDTKLQGFSVPKGSRLMINAFAIARDPKLWADPEAFRPCRFMEPGMPDFMGTNFEFIPFGAGRRSCPGMQLGLYAMEVAVANIIHCFTWKLPDGMKPSELDMSDVMGLTAPRATRLIAVPDTRLICSV
- the LOC108857360 gene encoding peptidyl-prolyl cis-trans isomerase Pin1, with translation MASREQVKASHILIKHQGSRRKASWKDPEGKIIMTTTREAAVEQLKSIREDILSGKANFEDVATRVSDCSSAKRGGDLGPFGRGQMQKPFEEATYALKVGDISEIVDTDSGVHIIKRTA
- the LOC108857567 gene encoding UPF0496 protein At3g28270, with amino-acid sequence MSMALHEVHSANISSYKAACEQHPELKSFDASLQEGANKVLNSVNAQAETDSYSVHTSYAELYKYLLDACQAVAKFITAIEGDVWDNEDLKKIVEAYFEDTIKTLEFFNSVDKLADNASIGDLYLQRAVDLFDKESAENGGNTKNKYEKALEDLKKFENMKHDFDGDKLIAKFESVKKEQENLLEQVSDLKKKIDAAYAAAQAHSKLTNILFGVLFGVVALIGVATFAFGGEVLVTGAIAAGLALPVVAVGWAGTEVAMQKLEDTVKKQKDIAEQIGKGLEVNKDAMATIMNLVKKLLDKIESMLEIADTPDEASERDTKNELKLIKKKLGGFTDSINAVDETVAKLSKLVVESRIKVMEKIQD